From the Achromobacter xylosoxidans A8 genome, the window AGCCGGCATGTGGAGATCAGGCTCAGCCAGTGCCCTGCGGGCGGCTTCGAGCTGATCGTGGACGACGACGGCGGCGGCATCGCCCCGGCCGACCGCGCGCGCGTGTTCGAACCCTTCATCCGGCTGGACGAAAGCCGCGACCGCGGCACTGGCGGCGCGGGCTTGGGCCTGGCCATCGTCTGGCGCGTGGCCGCGAACCACGGCGGCGGCATCGAGATACACGACAGCCCCCTGGGCGGCGCCCGCTTCGTGCTGCGCTGGCCGGCCTGAGCGTTGCCGCTGCGCAGCCGCGCTCATGGCACAGATGAAAACTCCATTTATGGCACTTCTGCCCTGGGCCAAGCTGCGTCATCCTGTCGGCACGAGATTCCGCTCGGCTACACGCATCGAAAAGGCAGCAACATGACGCAGCGTTTGAATTACTTCCAGGTATCCGAAGAACAATCCAGGAAGTACCTGGAATTCAGCATGTCGCTGAAAAAGACCCCCATCGTCCGGGAGGTCGGCGAACTGGTGGATATCCGCGCTTCGCAGATCAACGGCTGCGGCTTTTGCCTGGACATGCACATCAAGCAGGCCAGGATCGCGGGCGAACGCGAGCTGCGCTTGCATCACGTCGCCATCTGGCGCGAATCCACGCTGTTCTCGCCGCGCGAGCGCGCGGCGCTGGCCTGGACCGAGGCCGTCACCACCCTGTCCGCGCAGGGCGTGTCGGACGCCGTCTATGAAGAGGCGCGCGCGCAGTTGTCGGAGCAGGAAATTTCCGACCTGACGCTGCTGGTGGTCGGCATCAACGGCTGGAACCGGCTGAACGTGGCTTTCCGCACCGTGCCGGGCTCGGCCGATGCGGCTTACGGCCTGGACAAGGCCGGCCTGAACTAGGACTGCATCAGCTTCAGGATCCGCAGGCCCAGTTCATGGGCCTGGGCCTGCGTGGCGATATTAGTGAAGCTGAGCAGCAGCGCCGATTGCCGCTGCGGGGCGGCGTACCAGCGCGACAGCGCACCCGCGTACATGCCCTGCTCCTCCATCCGTCCGGCCAGTGCCACGTCGTTCTGGCCATCATCCAGGCGCGCCACCAGATGCATGCCGCCCGGCTGGGGTTCTATCCGCAGACGTTGCCCCAGCGCCGCGCTCAGGCCCGCCACGGTCGCGGCGCGGCGTTCCGCGTACAGCTTGCGCATGCGCTGGATGTGGCGGCCGAAATGCCCCTCGGCCATGAAGGCGCTCAGGATGGCCTGCGTCAGGCCCGGCGCCGCGCCCGCTTGCAGCCGCGCCGACTGCGCGAAGCGTCCGGCCAACGGCTCTGGCACCACCAGATAGGCCAGCCGCAAGCCGGGAAACAGCACCTTGCTGAAGGTACCGGCATACAGCACCCGGCCCTGCGTATCCAGGCTCTTGAGCGCCGGCAGCGGCCGGCCGACGTAGCGGTACTCGCCGTCGTAATCGTCTTCCACGATCCAGGCCCCGCGACGCTCGGCCCAGTCCAGCAGCGCCTGGCGCCGCGGCAATGACAGCGACATGCTCAAGGGGCTTTGATGGGCCGGCGTCACCACCGCGCCGCGCGCCTGCCCCGCCCGCTCGATGCCGGCGCCGACCATGATCCCATCTTGATCCACCGGCACGGGCGCCGGTTCCAGCCGGGCCTGCTCCAGCAGCGCCCGCGTCGGCGGATAGCCCGGATCTTCCATCCAGACCTGGTCGCCGGGCTCGAACAGCGTCTGCAGGATCAGCGCCATCGTGCTGTTGTAGCCCGAGGTGATGAACACCTGCGAAGGCTGGCAATGGATGCCGCGCGCCACTTGCAGATAGGCGGCTGTCACGCTGCGCAGCGCCGGCAGCCCGCCGCTGGGCGGATAGGCCAGATCCCCGGCCTGCAGGCCGCGCAGCTGGCGGGCGCCCAGCCTGGCCCAGAGCTTGCGCGGAAATTCGTCCAGCGCCGGCAAGCCCAGCTGGAACGGCCGCAGGCCCGATGGCTCGCGCCAGCCTGGGCCGTCTCCGGGCGCCTCCGGCGGGACGGCCGCGGCGGGCGGCGGCGCA encodes:
- a CDS encoding PLP-dependent aminotransferase family protein, which gives rise to MINPQPQALPASSGDAEPLYRQVYERFRGAIAQGTLKPGDRIPSARALAKELGVARGTVEVAYSLLASEGYIQARGQAGTVVAPDVQPQHAPPPAAAVPPEAPGDGPGWREPSGLRPFQLGLPALDEFPRKLWARLGARQLRGLQAGDLAYPPSGGLPALRSVTAAYLQVARGIHCQPSQVFITSGYNSTMALILQTLFEPGDQVWMEDPGYPPTRALLEQARLEPAPVPVDQDGIMVGAGIERAGQARGAVVTPAHQSPLSMSLSLPRRQALLDWAERRGAWIVEDDYDGEYRYVGRPLPALKSLDTQGRVLYAGTFSKVLFPGLRLAYLVVPEPLAGRFAQSARLQAGAAPGLTQAILSAFMAEGHFGRHIQRMRKLYAERRAATVAGLSAALGQRLRIEPQPGGMHLVARLDDGQNDVALAGRMEEQGMYAGALSRWYAAPQRQSALLLSFTNIATQAQAHELGLRILKLMQS
- a CDS encoding carboxymuconolactone decarboxylase family protein, with the translated sequence MTQRLNYFQVSEEQSRKYLEFSMSLKKTPIVREVGELVDIRASQINGCGFCLDMHIKQARIAGERELRLHHVAIWRESTLFSPRERAALAWTEAVTTLSAQGVSDAVYEEARAQLSEQEISDLTLLVVGINGWNRLNVAFRTVPGSADAAYGLDKAGLN